A single genomic interval of Cydia splendana chromosome 10, ilCydSple1.2, whole genome shotgun sequence harbors:
- the LOC134794509 gene encoding protein piccolo-like produces MYEQKLEAKRKRRVEESENVPPNQQDVQNEEHTEQNEAILYDGQQTTNETEDIIDVANTEEHQARDVEYDDYSYEHVVFDDASEITDTTAFNSPCYTSGDGKEMKDNVAEGDFDPSLLQELGIVEVDPVEFGDDLQTDVAARFQTILLEGLKKEKKEELLKKYPFPKNVPLAKSPSLNPEIGAMLAEACKLRDKRLLAKQDQLGKALSALGKALTGLLKRTPDIPNIIRTLNDAGIMLADSHYAETDTRRSVIMPLIDKSFAEPFKDRKRDTFLFGEKLGELVKDSRGIKKTGQLIQPPSTASNLNGRGPSMSRGTRYQRGGHTYQHRSGGPRTAMSAPAYQYQYQGRRRAAPPPLPPPSRRQPPPPPSTRRPPPPAQHSSTSRRT; encoded by the exons atgtatgaaCAAAAACTTGAAGCAAAGCGTAAGCGACGCGTTGAAGAATCAGAAAATGTACCTCCAAATCAACAAGATGTACAAAACGAAG AACATACCGAGCAGAATGAGGCTATATTATATGATGGACAACAGACAACAAATGAAACTGAGGATATAATAGATGTCGCCAACACAGAAGAACATCAAGCGCGCGATGTTGAATACGACGATTATTCGTACGAGCATGTCGTATTTGATGATGCTAGTGAGATTACTGATACCACAGCATTCAACAGCCCGTGTTACACAAGTGGCGATGGCAAGGAGATGAAGGACAATGTTGCAGAAGGTGACTTTGACCCTAGTCTATTACAAGAACTGGGAATTGTAGAAGTGGATCCCGTTGAATTTGGTGATGACTTGCAGACCGATGTAGCAGCAAGATTTCAAACAATTTTGTTGGAAGGGcttaaaaaagaaaagaaagaagaACTTTTGAAAAAGTACCCGTTTCCTAAAAACGTTCCCCTAGCAAAAAGCCCATCTCTAAACCCGGAAATTGGAGCCATGTTGGCTGAGGCATGCAAGCTGAGAGATAAAAGACTGCTCGCAAAGCAGGACCAGCTTGGCAAAGCGCTTTCAGCGCTAGGCAAGGCACTAACTGGCCTATTGAAACGAACTCCAGATATCCCAAATATTATTCGCACACTCAATGATGCGGGCATTATGTTAGCTGATTCTCATTATGCTGAAACTGATACCCGCCGCTCAGTTATTATGCCGCTAATAGATAAATCCTTTGCGGAGCCTTTCAAAGACAGAAAAAGAGACACCTTTCTTTTTGGAGAAAAATTGGGTGAGTTGGTGAAGGACTCTCGCGGCATAAAAAAGACAGGACAGTTAATTCAACCACCGTCAACAGCTTCAAATTTAAATGGAAGAGGTCCATCGATGTCCCGAGGAACGCGATATCAGCGGGGAGGCCACACGTATCAACACCGATCCGGTGGACCGAGAACAGCAATGTCGGCCCCAGCATACCAGTACCAATACCAAGGTCGCAGACGAGCAGCTCCGCCGCCGCTGCCACCTCCAAGTCGCCGTCAGCCTCCACCTCCACCTTCAACACGCCGACCACCTCCTCCTGCGCAGCACTCCTCAACCAGTCGACGGACCTAA